GATCGAAGCTTACCGGCTTCGTTGACCGGTTCTTGATGCGATAGCTGCGTACGGTGACAGGTAGCTTTGAGTCTTCCACGTTCAACGGAATAAAGGGAGAATAGGCACTCAAGGTCACCTCGAGCGGCGAATGTGAATCTTGATAGCTCACTTCACCGATGGGCCATCGGCCTTTGAACTCGACCGTTTCCCAATCCTTCTCGCCCAAAACCCGGACCACACCATCCGCAAACTTAATGGCAAAGCCTTGAGCCAGTGGCGCAGGAAATTTTTCAATCGTCGGCGGATTCATAAAGTTCGCGCCGTCTAACACTCGAATGGTCTTTCTCAATCCGTTTTTAAAACCGATATAGCCCTCCGGCAATTCCACGTCCTGCTTGACAACACCCGTCGAAGAATCGCTGAAGATATTCCATGAATAAAGCTGTCCCGCGCCATCCATCACCAGAGTGCCGCAGGCAATGCCCCCTACCGGCATACCGATGTATTTGAGGGTGTCATCCTTTTTACTCCCCGTAATTGCAGCATCGAGTGCATGCCCACGCTCGGTCAGCGAGGCCAACCAATCGGCATCCAGGTCCTTCCCGGCCGGAATCATTTTTCGGTATAGTTTGCCCGTGTCCCCAGGTTTATTATCATCAACTGCCGCAATCGTTGGACGGGCTCCGGTATCCTTGAGAGGAACGACCCCAGCCTGCGTGGTTGCAGAAGCCAACCAACAAACAAATGTTAATCCGGCGATTTGAAGGAGGGGTTTCATTGATCTGTCTTTTGCTGTTTCGTTGTTTATCAGATGAGGAACGGTCTCAATGAGTCGCAAACTAAACCTACAGACTCCGCAGTATTCCGTAAATACCCAGAAAAGGGTATATTAAGCATGAAATTTAAGCCTGGAATTCATAGCTTGACCGGAAAAATCTGTCTCTTAAGTTAGTGTATCACTACCCATGCCTCCCAAACAACACACCAATGAGCCGATCGATGTTTGCATCGTGGAGGATCACATCGACTATCGCACCATCCTGAGCGATGCCATGGCGTCCACGGACCGGCTACGCTGCCAGGCCGCCTTTTCCAATGTCGAGGACATCCTCGATCATCTCAAGGAAACCAGACAAAGCCCGGACATCATCATCCTTGATCTGGGACTACCCGGCATGGATGGGATTGATGCCATTCCCCTGCTGCGCGCGGCAGCCCCCAAAACCCAGATCCTCGTGCTGACGGTATTCGATAACAAAACCCGGGTCTTCCAAGCCTTGGGAGCCGGGGCATCCGGTTACCTGATCAAGTCCGACGATCTGGATGTCACCATCCAGGGAATTGAGGATGCCTACCATGGGATCGCACCGCTGAGCGCCGAGATCGCGCAGATGGTTTTTGCCACCTTCTCAAAGTTCAAACCCGCGGCAGCATCAGAGCAATTGTCCTCACGCGAGATCGCTGTCCTCACAGAAATGGAAAAAGGAGCCAGCCGACAATATGCCGCCGATGCGCTCGGAATCAGTATCCATACCATCAGCACCCACATCAAGTCGATCTACCGCAAGCTCCAGGTTCACAATGTCTCCGGAGCGGTAAGCAAAGCCATTGAGAAGGGTTTAATCTAGCATCGTGAAACGAACCGGCATCCGTATCCTCTTTCTCTTTCTTTGCTCGATCCTGCAGGCGGCAGGAGATACCTGGGAGCACTCCACCGCACTCCGGTTCAGTCAGGACTACCGGGAAATCGACGCCCGCCTCAAGGCGATCACCAGGGAGCTGCAACTCCTCCCCTCCCCCTATCAAGGTGTGCCCACCGCCACCGGGGGATACCTTTCCCACTGGCTCGATACGGCGGAAGACCGTGTCATTCTCAGCTTCAAGTGGCACCAGCCACATCCGGTCAATTCCGTCGCGCTGCTGCCGCTTCGGCTCTATCTCGGGGACAAGGGGAAAGTCACCGAAAATGCCTACTGGCCTGGACAAATCGAGATCAAGGCTAACATCAATGGGGAATTGGTGACGCTTGCCCGGGTTACGGACACACAAACAACGATCCGGCGCTCGCTCCCGGAATTGATTGAGTTTGACACCGTGGCGACGGACAACATCAAGATCGTCTGCACCAATCTCACCAAAGAGACCGCCACTCCCCACTATGGCGCAGGGTTTGCCGAAATCTTCATTTTCTCGGACCAGTCCAATATCGCGCCCCGCGCCACCGTCTGGGGGTCAAAAGGTCGAGAGGACATGGTCATTTTCTCCCTCGATTACCTTACCAACGGCCAAACACCACTGGGTTTACCCGAAATCGGACCGGAAACCCCCAAGGGGCTCGGCCTCTATTACGGCCCCGGCAAACATAGCCTCATTCATCCCTATGTCTGCGAAATCACCTTTGACCAGGATACACTGGTGGACGCGGTCCGCCTCGATCCGGCGATCATCCACAAACCCGGGCAATCGTTCCCCGTCAGGTTCGCCATTGAACTGCTCGACCCAAACGGTCAGGTCATCCAGGCGTCAAACGCATACAAAAACACCGCCTACACCAACCCTGGTTTGAACCCCGCCATCTTCCACTTCAAGGAATCGAAGATACGAGGTGTCCGCCTTACCATCTACGAGGCGGCCAATCTCGGTAACAGACAGAATATCATCATCCAACTCAGTGAGATCACGCCGATGCTGCACGGTGTGCCCATTCTTGTTCCCGCGACATTCCAGAACTCGACATTAACCCCCAAACGGAAGAGCCAGAAATTCGAACCCTCCGACGACCAACTGTTCTGGACCCTCGCATCGGTTTATGACGGCATGACTCAAACCGGAAAAGTAATCTCCCACCACCAGTGGATCACAGGATTGGCCATGCGGCAAAAACTGCTAGAGGAACAGGCATCACTGAAGGACCGGCAAACAGCCATCCTCGCAACCACCCGGGCCACAACACTGTGGAGTTCATCCCTGTTGACCTCAGCCCTGATCCTACTCGCCATATTCATCAGCATCCGAAGCCGCAGGCGGGCACAACTCGAAATCCAGAAAATACGGGAACGTATCGCCAGCGACCTCCACGATGAAACAGGCAGCAATCTCGCCGCCATCGTCCTCCATGCCGGGCAACTGCGGGCGAAAAGCAACAAGCCGGACGAACACAAAAGCCTCAATGCCATCCTCCGGCTCAGCAAGGAAAGTGTCTTCGGCCTGCGCGAGGTCCTGCACACCACCGCGCCACGGGTCGGACGCGCCCAGAACGTCCTCGCCTATATGCGCGAACTGGCGGAACTCGTCCTGGCGGATCAAAAATTCACCTTCGACAGCTCCGGCTTCACCAACACCGAGGACTGCCTGAGCGCACAAATACGCAAGGACCTGATCCTCTTCTACAAAGAGGCCCTCAGCAATTGCCAGAAACATGCGCAGTGCAATGAGGTGAAAATCACCCTGTCTAACAATACCCGCCAATTGACTTTAAGCATTGAGGA
The Akkermansiaceae bacterium DNA segment above includes these coding regions:
- a CDS encoding response regulator transcription factor, which codes for MPPKQHTNEPIDVCIVEDHIDYRTILSDAMASTDRLRCQAAFSNVEDILDHLKETRQSPDIIILDLGLPGMDGIDAIPLLRAAAPKTQILVLTVFDNKTRVFQALGAGASGYLIKSDDLDVTIQGIEDAYHGIAPLSAEIAQMVFATFSKFKPAAASEQLSSREIAVLTEMEKGASRQYAADALGISIHTISTHIKSIYRKLQVHNVSGAVSKAIEKGLI
- a CDS encoding ATP-binding protein, whose amino-acid sequence is MKRTGIRILFLFLCSILQAAGDTWEHSTALRFSQDYREIDARLKAITRELQLLPSPYQGVPTATGGYLSHWLDTAEDRVILSFKWHQPHPVNSVALLPLRLYLGDKGKVTENAYWPGQIEIKANINGELVTLARVTDTQTTIRRSLPELIEFDTVATDNIKIVCTNLTKETATPHYGAGFAEIFIFSDQSNIAPRATVWGSKGREDMVIFSLDYLTNGQTPLGLPEIGPETPKGLGLYYGPGKHSLIHPYVCEITFDQDTLVDAVRLDPAIIHKPGQSFPVRFAIELLDPNGQVIQASNAYKNTAYTNPGLNPAIFHFKESKIRGVRLTIYEAANLGNRQNIIIQLSEITPMLHGVPILVPATFQNSTLTPKRKSQKFEPSDDQLFWTLASVYDGMTQTGKVISHHQWITGLAMRQKLLEEQASLKDRQTAILATTRATTLWSSSLLTSALILLAIFISIRSRRRAQLEIQKIRERIASDLHDETGSNLAAIVLHAGQLRAKSNKPDEHKSLNAILRLSKESVFGLREVLHTTAPRVGRAQNVLAYMRELAELVLADQKFTFDSSGFTNTEDCLSAQIRKDLILFYKEALSNCQKHAQCNEVKITLSNNTRQLTLSIEDDGIGMTPAQLARPRALRTLKQRANRLDGVLKIDSQPGKGLKLILQARL